From Vulpes vulpes isolate BD-2025 chromosome 7, VulVul3, whole genome shotgun sequence, one genomic window encodes:
- the LOC140599529 gene encoding adenylate cyclase type 1-like, with protein sequence MELEMADLDFFTLKYKQAERERKYHQLQDEYFTSAVVLALTLTALFGLVYLPIIPHPCSFCSSAPSNPASSAPSAPSSYLFLHPCLLHRCLLCPFPPAPPPLPPLPLPPLALLSLLFLPLHPRPLRPFPSAPVPSTRQPPPGGLSALGLELQPQQDPGGPDTRRQEHTAVHCALRVCAPRPALRPGGHAATGHLPASVLPAQNDPAPRAHRVLHPGPGAQRLHPGLGVGALLRGPRDTHVRRCLFPQLLRVSIWAQGQCNAVSGLSFEPIMVILLFSCTLALHARQVDVLRLD encoded by the exons ATGGAGCTGGAGATGGCAGACCTGGACTTCTTCACCCTGAAGTACAAGCAGGCTGAGCGCGAGCGCAAG TACCACCAGCTCCAGGACGAGTATTTCACCAGTGCCGTTGTGCTGGCGCTCACCCTCACCGCCCTGTTCGGCCTCGTCTACCTTCCCATCATCCCGCA cccctgctccttctgctcctctgccccctccaacCCCGCCTCCTCTGCACCCAGCGCCCCCTCTTCCTATCTGTTCCTCCACCCCTGTCTCCTCCACCGctgcctcctctgccccttcccccccgcccctcctcccctgccccctctgcccctgcctcctctggccctgctttctctgctcttcctcccccttcacccccgccccctccgccccttcccctctgcccctgtcccctccaCTCGTCAGCCCCCTCCAGGTGGActgtctgccctgggcctggagctccagCCCCAACAGGACCCTGGTGGTCCTGACACCCGGCGGCAAGAGCACACTGCTGTCCACTGCGCCCTGCGAGTCTGTGCCCCGCGCCCTGCTCTGCGGCCTGGTGGGCACGCTGCCACTGGCCATCTTCCTGCGAGTGTCCTCCCTGCCCAAAATGATCCTGCTCCTCGTGCTCACCGCGTCCTACATCCTGGTCCTGGAGCTCAGCGGCTACACCCGGGCCTAGGGGTAGGTGCACTGCTGCGGGGCCCCCGGGACACACACGTCAGGCGCTGTCTGTTTCCGCAGCTTCTCCGTGTGTCCATTTGGGCCCAGGGCCA GTGCAACGCGGTGTCCGGGCTCAGCTTCGAGCCCATCATGGTTATCCTGCTATTCTCGTGCACGCTGGCCCTGCATGCCCGGCAGGTGGACGTCCTGCGGCTGGACTAG